A region of Salvelinus alpinus chromosome 24, SLU_Salpinus.1, whole genome shotgun sequence DNA encodes the following proteins:
- the LOC139552330 gene encoding uncharacterized protein, translated as MTLSMSPAAVCQCFTLVSLCTSIADPNWIQVMNNTDPGGKQLIYGVAFILHAPQNLTDTGPLGGVDGWGVWLLYALAALCYSAVLLSSSSFLLDFLGTGMSHPRLVVLLHISTVVLLLSVLGVCGACLYIIHCNLQEGKFVPLWEWVGGWTWPWSGSRSQGGAAGMKPYPGESFYITMLGLLFSCLAGVISLSSLGDPTSTQRDYTAVVEWDDSDTEPLTPREQGVGQSDEEEGVGDVLPELTQGEVGGSGDC; from the exons ATGACTCTGAGCATGTCTCCGGCTGCGGTGTGCCAGTGCTTTACGCTGGTGTCACTGTGCACATCCATCGCCGACCCAAACTGGATCCAAGTCATGAACAACACTGACCCCGGAGGCAAACAGCTCATCTATGGTGTGGCTTTCATACTGCATGCTCCCCAGAACCTCACTGACACAG GTCCCCTGGGTGGCGTAGATGGCTGGGGGGTGTGGCTGCTCTATGCCCTGGCGGCTCTGTGCTACAGTGCTGTCCTGCTCTCCAGCTCCTCCTTCCTATTGGACTTCCTGGGGACTGGGATGTCCCACCCTCGACTGGTGGTGTTACTCCACATCTCCACAG tggttctcctcCTGTCTGTTCTGGGAGTGTGTGGGGCCTGCCTGTACATCATCCACTGCAACCTTCAGGAGGGCAAGTTTGTGCCACTGTGGGAATGGGTAGGGGGCTGGACCTGGCCTTGGTCTGGCTCCAGGAGCCAGGGAGGGGCGGCAGGGATGAAGCCTTACCCAGGGGAGAGCTTCTACATCACCATGCTGGGCCTGCTCTTCTCCTGCCTGGCCGGTGTGATCAGCCTGAGCAGCCTGGGGGACCCCACCTCCACCCAGAGGGACTACACAGCTGTGGTGGAGTGGGACGACAGTGACACAGAACCCCTTACCCCCAGGGAGCAGGGAGTGGGACAGTCTGACGAAGAGGAGGGGGTAGGAGACGTGTTGCCTGAACTGACTCAGGGGGAGGTGGGTGGAAGTGGAGACTGCTAA